One genomic window of Gavia stellata isolate bGavSte3 chromosome 7, bGavSte3.hap2, whole genome shotgun sequence includes the following:
- the EHF gene encoding ETS homologous factor isoform X3 — MILEGAGRMSINSSSNLLHQQPSWTDGYSTCNVSGSFYGTQWHEIHPQYWTKFQVWEWLQHLLDTNQLDANCIPFQEFDINGEHLCSMSLQEFTQAAGTAGQLLYSNLQHLKWNGQCGSDMYQSHNVIVKTEQTDPSLMVSWKEENYLYDSGYGSTVDPSDVKKSQDHTPKSHTKKHNPRGTHLWEFIRDILLNPEKNPGLIKWEDRSEGVFRFLKSEAVAQLWGKKKNNSSMTYEKLSRAMRYYYKREILERVDGRRLVYKFGKNARGWRENEN, encoded by the exons ATGATTTTGGAAGGAGCTGGCAGAATGAGTATCAATTCCAGCAGCAATCTACTCCACCAGCAACCTTCCTGGACAGACGGCTATTCCACATGCAATG tgtctGGCAGCTTCTATGGAACCCAGTGGCACGAAATACACCCGCAGTACTGGACTAAGTTTCAAGTCTGGGAGTGGCTGCAGCACCTCCTTGATACCAACCAACTGGATGCCAACTGCATACCCTTCCAGGAGTTTGATATCAACGGGGAACATCTGTGCAGTATGAGCCTGCAGGAATTCACTCAGGCAGCTGGGACAGCAGGACAACTGCTTTACAGCAACCTTCAGCACCTAAAATGGAATG GCCAGTGCGGAAGTGACATGTACCAATCTCATAATGTCATTGTGAAGACAGAGCAAACAG ATCCGTCTTTAATGGTGTCCTGGAAAGAAGAGAATTACCTGTATGACAGTGGCTATGGTAGCACAGTAG atcCTTCAGATGTGAAAAAATCGCAAGATCATACCCCAAAGTCCCACACCAAGAAGCACA ACCCCCGAGGAACTCATCTTTGGGAATTTATTCGAGATATTCTTCTCAATCCTGAGAAAAACCCAGGATTAATCAAGTGGGAAGACCGATCAGAAGGTgtcttcagatttttaaaatccGAAGCTGTGGCTCAGCtgtggggaaagaagaaaaacaatagcAGCATGACTTACGAGAAACTCAGCCGGGCTATGAG ATACTATTATAAAAGAGAAATCCTGGAGCGTGTGGATGGTCGGAGATTAGTATATAAATTTGGAAAGAATGCCCGTGGctggagagaaaatgagaattaa
- the EHF gene encoding ETS homologous factor isoform X2 — protein sequence MILEGAGRMSINSSSNLLHQQPSWTDGYSTCNVSGSFYGTQWHEIHPQYWTKFQVWEWLQHLLDTNQLDANCIPFQEFDINGEHLCSMSLQEFTQAAGTAGQLLYSNLQHLKWNGQCGSDMYQSHNVIVKTEQTDPSLMVSWKEENYLYDSGYGSTVELLDSKTFCRAQISMTTPSHQPPDVKKSQDHTPKSHTKKHNPRGTHLWEFIRDILLNPEKNPGLIKWEDRSEGVFRFLKSEAVAQLWGKKKNNSSMTYEKLSRAMRYYYKREILERVDGRRLVYKFGKNARGWRENEN from the exons ATGATTTTGGAAGGAGCTGGCAGAATGAGTATCAATTCCAGCAGCAATCTACTCCACCAGCAACCTTCCTGGACAGACGGCTATTCCACATGCAATG tgtctGGCAGCTTCTATGGAACCCAGTGGCACGAAATACACCCGCAGTACTGGACTAAGTTTCAAGTCTGGGAGTGGCTGCAGCACCTCCTTGATACCAACCAACTGGATGCCAACTGCATACCCTTCCAGGAGTTTGATATCAACGGGGAACATCTGTGCAGTATGAGCCTGCAGGAATTCACTCAGGCAGCTGGGACAGCAGGACAACTGCTTTACAGCAACCTTCAGCACCTAAAATGGAATG GCCAGTGCGGAAGTGACATGTACCAATCTCATAATGTCATTGTGAAGACAGAGCAAACAG ATCCGTCTTTAATGGTGTCCTGGAAAGAAGAGAATTACCTGTATGACAGTGGCTATGGTAGCACAGTAG AGCTATTGGACAGTAAAACATTCTGTCGTGCTCAGATTTCCATGACGACACCAAGTCACCAGCCTCCTG ATGTGAAAAAATCGCAAGATCATACCCCAAAGTCCCACACCAAGAAGCACA ACCCCCGAGGAACTCATCTTTGGGAATTTATTCGAGATATTCTTCTCAATCCTGAGAAAAACCCAGGATTAATCAAGTGGGAAGACCGATCAGAAGGTgtcttcagatttttaaaatccGAAGCTGTGGCTCAGCtgtggggaaagaagaaaaacaatagcAGCATGACTTACGAGAAACTCAGCCGGGCTATGAG ATACTATTATAAAAGAGAAATCCTGGAGCGTGTGGATGGTCGGAGATTAGTATATAAATTTGGAAAGAATGCCCGTGGctggagagaaaatgagaattaa
- the EHF gene encoding ETS homologous factor isoform X1 — MILEGAGRMSINSSSNLLHQQPSWTDGYSTCNVSGSFYGTQWHEIHPQYWTKFQVWEWLQHLLDTNQLDANCIPFQEFDINGEHLCSMSLQEFTQAAGTAGQLLYSNLQHLKWNGQCGSDMYQSHNVIVKTEQTDPSLMVSWKEENYLYDSGYGSTVELLDSKTFCRAQISMTTPSHQPPDPSDVKKSQDHTPKSHTKKHNPRGTHLWEFIRDILLNPEKNPGLIKWEDRSEGVFRFLKSEAVAQLWGKKKNNSSMTYEKLSRAMRYYYKREILERVDGRRLVYKFGKNARGWRENEN; from the exons ATGATTTTGGAAGGAGCTGGCAGAATGAGTATCAATTCCAGCAGCAATCTACTCCACCAGCAACCTTCCTGGACAGACGGCTATTCCACATGCAATG tgtctGGCAGCTTCTATGGAACCCAGTGGCACGAAATACACCCGCAGTACTGGACTAAGTTTCAAGTCTGGGAGTGGCTGCAGCACCTCCTTGATACCAACCAACTGGATGCCAACTGCATACCCTTCCAGGAGTTTGATATCAACGGGGAACATCTGTGCAGTATGAGCCTGCAGGAATTCACTCAGGCAGCTGGGACAGCAGGACAACTGCTTTACAGCAACCTTCAGCACCTAAAATGGAATG GCCAGTGCGGAAGTGACATGTACCAATCTCATAATGTCATTGTGAAGACAGAGCAAACAG ATCCGTCTTTAATGGTGTCCTGGAAAGAAGAGAATTACCTGTATGACAGTGGCTATGGTAGCACAGTAG AGCTATTGGACAGTAAAACATTCTGTCGTGCTCAGATTTCCATGACGACACCAAGTCACCAGCCTCCTG atcCTTCAGATGTGAAAAAATCGCAAGATCATACCCCAAAGTCCCACACCAAGAAGCACA ACCCCCGAGGAACTCATCTTTGGGAATTTATTCGAGATATTCTTCTCAATCCTGAGAAAAACCCAGGATTAATCAAGTGGGAAGACCGATCAGAAGGTgtcttcagatttttaaaatccGAAGCTGTGGCTCAGCtgtggggaaagaagaaaaacaatagcAGCATGACTTACGAGAAACTCAGCCGGGCTATGAG ATACTATTATAAAAGAGAAATCCTGGAGCGTGTGGATGGTCGGAGATTAGTATATAAATTTGGAAAGAATGCCCGTGGctggagagaaaatgagaattaa